The Candidatus Phaeomarinobacter ectocarpi genome includes a region encoding these proteins:
- a CDS encoding ATP-binding protein, translating to MVETKKLSSIGETTPRLAATAGFAIGRIVSVSGAQAVVVLDSDEHGKPTGGTPSMGSLVKIISREGLVIGIVSGLSIPVPASRADEHELKILEIEMVGEIITARDGAQNRNFRRGVSAFPTLGSEVHLAAGEDLSVIFSSDATGLVRIGSIQQDENIPAHIIPDDLLAKHFAVVGTTGTGKSCAVSLILRGMMQEHKNAHIVVLDPHNEYAPAFGDQAEVIGPETLQLPYWLLNFDELVEVLLGGEPGRRVEMEVLREIIPIAKQNYRAGAGEASSLVRKTPSGGGNTITVDTPVPYRISDLIQMLDTMMGKLDKPESLVPYKRLKARIEALTVDGRYAFMFGGLTVRDIMRDVIGRIFRVPVEGRPITVMDLSGVPAEILNVVVSVVCRMAFDLAMWSDRQVPITIVCEEAHRYVPRNAALGFEPTKRAISKIAKEGRKYGVSLCVVTQRPSEIDPTILSQTSTIFAMRLTNQNDQEIVQAAVSDAAVSLLEFLPSMGNGEAIAIGEGVPLPMRIRFDRLPDGFAPRSSGASFSEGWKEDRGSAEFVDAVIDRWRGQRD from the coding sequence ATGGTAGAGACAAAAAAACTCAGCAGCATCGGCGAGACCACGCCGCGCCTCGCAGCCACGGCAGGTTTTGCGATCGGTCGTATTGTGTCGGTCTCCGGCGCACAGGCCGTTGTGGTTCTGGACAGCGATGAGCATGGCAAACCCACCGGCGGCACACCCTCCATGGGCTCGCTGGTCAAGATCATCAGCCGTGAAGGCCTGGTGATTGGCATTGTTTCCGGCCTCAGCATTCCGGTGCCGGCCAGCCGCGCCGACGAGCATGAGCTCAAAATTCTCGAAATCGAAATGGTCGGCGAGATCATCACCGCACGCGACGGCGCACAGAACCGAAACTTCCGACGCGGCGTATCAGCATTTCCCACACTTGGATCTGAAGTCCATCTGGCTGCCGGCGAAGACCTGAGCGTCATCTTCAGCAGCGACGCCACAGGTCTCGTGCGCATTGGATCGATCCAGCAGGACGAGAACATTCCTGCGCACATCATTCCAGATGATCTGCTCGCGAAACACTTCGCGGTTGTTGGCACCACTGGCACCGGCAAATCATGCGCGGTCTCGCTCATTCTGCGGGGCATGATGCAGGAGCACAAAAACGCTCACATCGTGGTTCTTGATCCACACAATGAATACGCCCCGGCCTTCGGCGATCAGGCGGAAGTCATTGGACCCGAGACGCTTCAACTGCCTTACTGGCTGTTGAATTTCGATGAGCTTGTCGAAGTTCTCCTGGGTGGCGAACCCGGACGCCGGGTCGAAATGGAAGTGCTGCGCGAAATTATTCCGATCGCGAAGCAGAATTACCGCGCAGGCGCAGGCGAAGCATCATCCCTCGTCCGCAAGACGCCAAGCGGCGGCGGCAACACAATCACCGTCGATACCCCCGTACCCTACCGCATCTCGGATTTGATCCAGATGCTGGACACGATGATGGGTAAACTCGACAAGCCCGAGAGCCTCGTCCCGTACAAGCGTCTGAAGGCACGCATCGAAGCGCTGACCGTCGACGGACGTTACGCCTTCATGTTCGGAGGCCTGACCGTGCGCGACATCATGCGTGATGTGATCGGTCGCATCTTCCGTGTGCCCGTGGAAGGCCGCCCCATCACCGTGATGGACCTGTCCGGCGTCCCCGCTGAAATTCTCAACGTGGTTGTCTCAGTCGTCTGCCGTATGGCCTTTGACTTAGCCATGTGGAGCGATCGTCAGGTGCCCATCACCATTGTCTGCGAAGAAGCACACCGCTACGTGCCACGCAACGCGGCACTTGGCTTTGAACCAACGAAGCGCGCCATCTCGAAGATTGCCAAGGAAGGGCGCAAATACGGTGTGAGTCTGTGCGTGGTTACTCAGCGTCCATCAGAGATTGATCCCACGATCCTGTCTCAGACCAGCACCATTTTTGCCATGCGCCTGACAAACCAGAACGACCAGGAAATTGTGCAGGCAGCTGTGTCAGACGCCGCGGTCAGTCTCCTTGAGTTCCTTCCATCCATGGGCAATGGCGAAGCAATTGCCATTGGTGAAGGCGTCCCTCTGCCCATGCGCATTCGGTTCGACCGGCTGCCTGATGGATTTGCGCCTCGCTCCAGCGGGGCCTCCTTCTCAGAGGGTTGGAAGGAAGATCGCGGCAGCGCTGAATTCGTGGATGCCGTCATCGATCGCTGGCGCGGCCAGCGCGACTAA
- a CDS encoding methyl-accepting chemotaxis protein — MNWLNDIRIQTKTFGGFGLVLTLLVAIGGVSIFELLRGSDTFQSYRELARQSNALAEVATHMRDTRLGVKDFIIRGDEASANRVRTAQKLAIEAAESARALNADVTKDELLTTIENDLTAYENAFEEVVSFRAERDALVNEGLNAIGPQIRKKLSSIMETAARDGDTPAAYRAGVTQEHLMLARFYVQKYLVDNMEADFDRVLGELEAMTAATGAMLTELQNPQRRQLAGEVMEGAAAYSDTFKQVHTIIVERNAIIANRLDAVGPQIMQATTNLVSEATAEQDRMGPQATAAMQNAVLVVIVAVLLAVMVGAAAAWLIGSGIAKPIGAMTTAMRRLSGGDKDIDIPAANQKDEVGEMAEALVVFKQSMIEAERLQAEQAEAQAVQLERAKQLEQLTANFDETVSNVLQSVAGAAEEMQATAQSMSSIADQTRTQASTATNASTVTSTNVQTVASAAEELSSSIREIARQVEQSAGVATRAVSQADETQGTVRQLAEAADRIGEVVSLISDIAEQTNLLALNATIEAARAGEAGKGFAIVASEVKTLATQTAKATDEIGQHIGDIQSATGGAVTAIESIAKTVDELNGISTSISSAVEEQSAATGEIARNVQEAAGGTDEVSRSLTGVNQGADETSRAATQVVDAVGELTGQTSNLRRQVDDFLEDVKVA; from the coding sequence ATGAATTGGCTCAACGATATTCGAATTCAGACCAAAACCTTCGGTGGATTTGGTCTTGTGCTGACCCTACTGGTCGCCATTGGCGGCGTCTCAATATTTGAACTGCTACGCGGCAGCGATACGTTTCAGTCCTATCGGGAACTGGCGCGCCAATCCAATGCCTTGGCGGAAGTCGCGACCCATATGCGCGATACCCGTCTGGGCGTGAAAGACTTCATAATCCGTGGTGATGAAGCCAGTGCGAACCGCGTACGGACTGCTCAGAAACTCGCCATTGAAGCCGCAGAAAGCGCGAGAGCACTCAATGCGGACGTCACGAAAGACGAGCTTCTTACAACCATCGAAAATGATCTCACCGCTTATGAGAACGCCTTTGAGGAGGTCGTGTCATTTCGGGCTGAACGCGATGCGCTCGTCAATGAAGGGCTCAACGCGATTGGGCCTCAGATCCGCAAGAAGCTCTCCAGTATCATGGAAACAGCGGCACGCGACGGTGATACGCCGGCTGCCTATCGCGCAGGCGTTACGCAAGAACACCTGATGCTTGCTCGATTCTACGTCCAGAAATACCTCGTCGATAATATGGAAGCAGATTTTGACCGCGTTCTTGGTGAACTCGAGGCAATGACAGCTGCTACAGGTGCCATGCTGACGGAATTGCAGAATCCACAGCGGCGCCAACTTGCAGGTGAGGTAATGGAAGGTGCCGCAGCATACAGCGATACTTTCAAACAGGTTCACACCATCATTGTTGAACGCAACGCCATCATTGCCAACAGACTGGATGCCGTCGGCCCTCAGATCATGCAGGCGACGACCAATCTGGTAAGCGAGGCCACGGCCGAGCAGGATCGTATGGGGCCACAGGCGACAGCAGCTATGCAGAATGCCGTTCTCGTGGTGATCGTCGCGGTGTTGCTTGCCGTCATGGTCGGTGCAGCCGCGGCGTGGCTCATCGGCAGCGGTATTGCCAAACCGATTGGTGCAATGACAACCGCCATGCGACGCCTGTCAGGGGGTGACAAGGACATTGATATTCCTGCCGCCAACCAGAAGGACGAAGTCGGTGAAATGGCCGAGGCGCTCGTTGTCTTCAAACAATCAATGATTGAAGCAGAACGCCTGCAGGCCGAGCAGGCTGAAGCCCAGGCCGTTCAGCTCGAGCGCGCCAAGCAACTCGAACAGTTGACGGCAAACTTCGACGAGACGGTGTCCAATGTCCTGCAAAGTGTCGCCGGTGCGGCAGAAGAGATGCAGGCCACGGCTCAGTCCATGTCCAGCATCGCGGATCAAACCCGCACACAGGCGTCGACTGCAACAAACGCCTCCACGGTGACATCAACAAACGTTCAGACCGTTGCGTCTGCAGCTGAGGAGTTGAGTTCATCCATTCGCGAAATTGCCCGCCAGGTAGAGCAATCTGCAGGCGTGGCGACCCGTGCGGTGAGCCAGGCTGATGAGACGCAGGGAACTGTCCGCCAGCTTGCTGAAGCTGCTGACAGGATCGGCGAAGTGGTGAGTCTCATAAGTGACATTGCTGAGCAGACCAACCTCCTGGCCCTCAATGCAACGATTGAGGCCGCGCGCGCCGGTGAGGCCGGCAAGGGCTTTGCCATTGTGGCATCAGAAGTGAAAACCCTGGCAACACAGACAGCGAAGGCCACGGACGAAATCGGTCAGCACATTGGAGATATCCAGAGTGCGACCGGTGGTGCCGTGACCGCCATTGAGTCAATCGCCAAGACGGTAGATGAACTAAATGGCATTTCCACATCCATCTCCTCGGCAGTGGAAGAGCAGTCTGCAGCGACAGGTGAAATCGCCCGTAACGTGCAGGAAGCCGCCGGCGGGACGGATGAAGTTTCACGGTCACTAACGGGCGTGAACCAAGGCGCCGATGAAACCAGTCGCGCCGCGACACAAGTGGTGGATGCCGTGGGCGAACTCACCGGCCAGACATCCAACTTGCGTCGGCAGGTTGATGATTTCCTGGAAGATGTAAAAGTCGCCTAG
- a CDS encoding universal stress protein — protein sequence MLKTIALIDGSVYAHSVCDAAAWVSNRAGASVELLHVLGRREGAADKADFSGNIGLGARTALLEELAELDAQKAKLTQKRGRALLEDAKDHIVNAGVSDVTTSLRYGDIAETIQELELDAHMIVVGKRGEAADFAKLHLGSNLERVVRSTQRPVLVASRKFEPASKLLIAFDGGESVGKAIDHMIRSQIFSGIACHLLMVGQETAASRTQIEDAASQLRDAGYETSCDIKPGQSEKVIAAEVEAGGYGLLVMGAYGHSRIRNLIIGSTTTEMIRSCMIPILLYR from the coding sequence ATGTTGAAAACGATCGCTCTTATTGACGGTTCTGTTTACGCGCACAGTGTGTGTGATGCCGCCGCGTGGGTTTCCAACCGGGCTGGGGCCAGCGTCGAACTGCTGCATGTGCTTGGCCGCCGTGAAGGGGCTGCCGACAAGGCGGACTTCAGCGGCAATATCGGACTTGGCGCCCGCACGGCCCTGCTTGAAGAACTTGCCGAGCTTGACGCACAAAAAGCCAAGCTGACGCAAAAGCGCGGGCGGGCCCTGCTTGAAGACGCAAAGGATCACATCGTGAATGCCGGCGTGTCTGACGTCACGACATCCCTGCGCTATGGCGACATCGCCGAAACGATTCAGGAACTTGAGCTCGATGCGCATATGATCGTGGTGGGCAAGCGTGGCGAGGCTGCAGACTTTGCCAAGTTGCATCTGGGCTCAAACCTTGAGCGTGTGGTGCGATCAACCCAGCGCCCCGTGCTGGTGGCGTCGCGTAAATTTGAACCTGCTTCAAAGCTTCTGATCGCTTTTGATGGCGGTGAGAGTGTGGGTAAGGCAATTGATCATATGATCCGCAGCCAGATCTTTTCCGGCATTGCCTGCCACCTGTTGATGGTCGGTCAGGAAACCGCGGCATCCCGCACTCAGATTGAAGATGCGGCGTCGCAGCTGCGTGACGCTGGATATGAAACGAGCTGTGACATCAAGCCGGGGCAATCTGAGAAGGTCATTGCAGCAGAGGTTGAAGCGGGTGGATATGGGTTGCTGGTGATGGGAGCATACGGGCATTCCCGCATTCGCAACCTGATCATCGGGTCAACGACAACGGAAATGATCCGCTCCTGCATGATCCCGATTTTGCTCTACCGCTAG
- a CDS encoding SulP family inorganic anion transporter has translation MPRLKHEWLGNIRGDVLSGLVVALALIPEAIAFSIIAGVDPKVGLYASFSIAVITAIVGGRPGMISAATAATAVLMVTLVRDHGLEYLLAATVLAGLLQIAAGFLRLGQVMRFVSQSVMTGFVNALAILIFMAQLPELIGVPWLTYVMVAGGLAIIYLFPRITTAVPSPLVCIIVLTALTLYFGFDLRNVGDMGELPSTLPIFLLPDIPLTWETLEIILPYSAAVAAVGLLESLMTASIVDDLTDTKSDRNQECIGQGVANTATGFIGGMAGCAMIGQSMINVKSGGRGRLSTFCAGVFLLFLIVVLGDWVKQIPMAALVAIMIMVSIGTFSWSSIKNLRNHPRSSSIVMLATVVTVVATHNLAIGVLVGVLLSGIFFAGKIAQIFRVTSHVNDEGTARTYVVEGQVFFASVEDFLAAFDFKEALEHVTINVSRAHIWDISSVTALDSVVLKFRREGAEVELIGMNKASETIVDELSIKDEPGALEKVMGH, from the coding sequence CTGCCGCGGCTCAAGCATGAGTGGCTCGGCAATATTCGTGGTGATGTGCTGTCGGGCCTGGTGGTGGCTCTGGCGCTGATCCCGGAAGCCATCGCGTTTTCCATCATTGCCGGCGTTGACCCCAAGGTCGGGCTCTATGCGTCGTTCTCAATTGCCGTGATCACGGCCATCGTTGGGGGCCGGCCGGGCATGATCTCTGCCGCAACGGCAGCGACGGCGGTGCTTATGGTCACGCTGGTGCGCGATCATGGACTTGAGTATCTGCTGGCGGCGACGGTGCTTGCGGGGCTGCTGCAGATTGCAGCGGGCTTCCTGCGGCTTGGGCAGGTGATGCGGTTTGTCTCTCAGTCGGTCATGACCGGTTTTGTGAATGCGCTGGCGATCCTGATTTTCATGGCGCAACTACCGGAGCTGATCGGCGTGCCCTGGCTGACCTATGTGATGGTCGCCGGTGGTCTTGCCATCATCTACCTGTTCCCGCGCATCACGACGGCGGTGCCGTCACCGCTCGTGTGCATCATCGTGCTGACGGCCCTGACGCTCTATTTCGGATTTGACCTGCGCAATGTGGGCGATATGGGCGAGCTGCCGTCGACGCTTCCCATCTTCCTGCTGCCGGATATTCCGCTGACGTGGGAAACGCTGGAAATCATTCTGCCTTACTCCGCTGCGGTTGCTGCGGTTGGCTTGCTTGAGTCCCTCATGACAGCCTCGATCGTGGATGACCTGACCGATACCAAGAGTGACCGCAATCAGGAGTGCATCGGGCAGGGCGTTGCCAATACGGCCACCGGCTTTATCGGCGGCATGGCCGGGTGCGCGATGATTGGTCAGTCGATGATCAATGTGAAGTCAGGCGGGCGCGGGCGGCTGTCTACCTTCTGCGCAGGCGTCTTCCTACTCTTTCTCATTGTCGTGCTGGGCGACTGGGTGAAGCAGATCCCCATGGCCGCGCTTGTTGCAATCATGATCATGGTGTCCATCGGGACGTTCAGCTGGTCGTCCATCAAGAATTTGCGCAATCACCCGCGCAGTTCGTCCATCGTGATGCTGGCAACGGTTGTGACCGTTGTTGCCACCCATAACCTTGCTATCGGCGTTCTGGTCGGCGTGCTGCTGTCAGGGATTTTCTTTGCAGGCAAGATCGCGCAGATTTTCCGGGTTACCTCGCATGTCAACGACGAAGGCACAGCGCGCACCTATGTGGTCGAGGGTCAGGTGTTCTTTGCATCCGTCGAGGACTTCCTGGCGGCCTTTGATTTCAAAGAAGCGCTGGAACATGTCACCATTAATGTATCGCGGGCGCACATCTGGGATATCTCCAGCGTCACGGCGCTCGATTCTGTGGTGCTCAAGTTCCGCCGTGAAGGCGCTGAGGTCGAGCTGATTGGTATGAACAAAGCCAGCGAGACGATTGTGGATGAACTGAGCATCAAGGATGAACCAGGTGCTCTAGAAAAAGTAATGGGCCACTAG
- a CDS encoding nitroreductase — protein MQFDDVILGRRSIRGYKPDPVPKALIEEVLALAMRAPSSMNTQPWSFYVISGEPLDRIRAGNTERNLAGVPHSREFRIGQAFEGKHRDRQVGVAKQLFAAMGIAREDKEGRQDWVLRGFRQFDAPVCVIVTYDRNLAESDDTPFDCGAVTTALVNAAWSRGLGAVINSQGIMQSPVVREHAGIADDQVIMKAVALGWPDETFPANAVVSERKSVDEAAVFRGFDD, from the coding sequence ATGCAATTTGATGACGTAATCCTGGGCCGCCGGAGTATCCGTGGCTACAAACCAGATCCTGTGCCAAAGGCGTTGATTGAGGAAGTCCTGGCTCTGGCCATGCGGGCGCCGTCTTCCATGAACACGCAGCCCTGGAGCTTCTATGTCATTTCCGGTGAGCCGCTGGATCGCATTCGTGCGGGCAACACTGAGCGTAATCTGGCCGGTGTGCCGCATTCGCGCGAGTTTCGCATCGGCCAGGCCTTTGAAGGTAAGCACCGCGACCGTCAGGTTGGCGTAGCGAAGCAATTGTTTGCTGCCATGGGCATTGCCCGCGAAGACAAAGAAGGGCGCCAGGACTGGGTGTTGCGCGGCTTCCGCCAGTTCGACGCGCCTGTCTGCGTGATCGTCACCTATGACCGCAATCTTGCTGAGAGCGATGATACGCCGTTTGACTGCGGCGCCGTCACAACCGCTCTGGTCAATGCGGCGTGGTCTCGTGGTCTGGGGGCCGTCATCAACAGTCAGGGCATCATGCAGTCGCCTGTGGTGCGCGAACATGCCGGCATTGCGGATGATCAGGTCATCATGAAGGCCGTGGCGTTGGGTTGGCCGGACGAGACTTTTCCGGCCAATGCCGTGGTCTCGGAACGCAAGAGCGTTGACGAAGCAGCCGTGTTTCGGGGGTTCGACGACTAA